A region of the Coxiella-like endosymbiont genome:
TGATTCTAGGTTGGGTTTTTATGCTAACAGGACTTTTCGGTCAATCGGCCTGCTTCGCATTTTTGTGCTCCTTGTCGGTATTAGCCTTTTTTTTGTGGCAGATAGATGCGCTTGTTTATCATCTCTATCATTACCACTTAGTCCGCGGGGCACGGGGGCGTAGTATGGCAAATTATCGGAGTAAGGGCTTTTAATCAAGCCTTGAAATTATGATAGATTGAGTGGAGCAGCGTGGTTGTAATTGGTTTGTTATTAATTGGTTTGGAAACAAGCCATTGCCTTTATGTATGGTAAAAAGTAAATAACAAAACTTGGCGGCATAGTTGGTTGTTTGGTCTCGTTTTTGCGGCATGCTTATTTTTATCTTACAGATTAACGCTGGCTACAACCGCAGCAGATGTAATTGAAGATGTTAGTCCTCAAAGTAGTAATCATGTTCTCGTAATGGAAGCGCAAGTTATTCCTTATTACAATGCTGTACTCGGTTTATTATTACCTGTAAAAGATTCCAGCTTAGAATTGGAAACCCTGGATGATAGTTTTTGTGCAAAATGTGCAAGTGGCTAAGCCTCTCAATTATCCTTTGCATTCTCTTCTCTACAATGTCGACTACCTCAAAACCCTTACAATATTGTTATTATAGCGTTAGACGCGTGGCGATTTGACATAACTTTAAGGTAACACTGAACATTTATCGATTTTCCAAAAAATCTTGGGTATTTCGAGATAATTTAAGTGGCGAAAATTGCATGCGTTCTAGGATTTTCTCTTTATTTTACAGCCTTCCAGCTAACTATTGGACCGCAGTGTTGAAACAACATCGTTCTCCTATCTTTATTCATCAATATTCATCAATTAATTCATGAATTATTAAATATTAAAAGATTATTATCAGACCGATATTTTTCGAAGTACTTCTTTGCATTATCCCGCTTTTGATGAAACAGTGTTTCATTAAATAAAAAATTTACAGATCAATATACCCAGGCGCTGAATCTTTATGACCGTGGTCGACGTATCACGCAAGAATTTAAACATTTTATCAACTATATAAACCTCAAAAAGAAACCTTAAAAAGCCTTTTTTAGTTTTGTTTTTTATGATGAAATACACAATTATTGCGAGTCATCGGGTAAATTACCCAAAACCCTTCCAATCTGCTATAAAAGTTTGCAATCGTTTATTGTTAAACAATTCTACTGACCTGTTACCTTAATTTAAAAATGCGGCGCATTTTGATGATGCTTTAGTAGGGCAGGTAGGTATTACAAGCGCTGAAAGGCCATCAGTTATTAAAAAATACCATTGTGATTATCACTGCGGATCTTGGCGAAGAATTTAATGAAAATCATCAGAACCTATTGGGGACATGCGAGCGATTATACACCCGTGGCAAGTGCATACACCTTTGATCATATATTAGCCTGCTAAAAAGCCTAAAATAAATTATCGAAACAGTCATTACGATGTGATCCCCTCCCTAATGCAAGGAGTGCTGAATTGTCAAAATCTCATGTTGGACTACAGTATTGGAAAATCTTTGCTCAAAAAAGAAGAACACTCTCCTCTCATTATCAATAGCTATATTGACTATGGGATTGTAAGCCTGAAACAAGTAACTCGGATCTATCTTGAAGAAAATTATGCCATTCTTTATCCTAATGGTAAATATGTTCTTGGGGTCTAATTTGGATACTAAAATGTTGGAGAATGTATTTAATATTTTAAATAGATTTTTCCGATAAATATTCTTAAAAGAAAGTCGCGCCATGTGATTATCTATCCATAAACAGCTGCAATAGCAAGTGCAATACAGGATAAATATACAAAGAAGCGAAAGAGAACGGGGATACGATTCTCTACAACGCGACTGGTATGTCATTGGGAAATTGTAGAGTTCTTCTTTAACGAGAACCAATGCTGATCACAGAAAAATACCATTAAATTGATTCCTCCTTAGATAGCCTTTTTTATGGATTATGGTAGGATTGTGAGAGTGCTAGTCCAAGCAGAGACAGAAAATTACACACTGTCCTAGGTGGTTAACTCATCAATCTTCTATCTCACAGACTATTCATTCGATAATAGATGCTTCTAGCGACGACTATAAGGAATCTGTCATGTCTCAATCACCCGCCCAATCCCGACGGTGCTTTATACCGTTGGGCAGGATAGTTTTTTAATTAATACGTTCCTGGATCCTATTAATTGGTCTTAATTATTTTCGAATGCTCCCAAATTTTACTCAATAAATGGTATTACGGTAGGTGGCATAGCATTAGGATGGATATTTTTAATTGCTTCATTCATCACTCAACCAGGAGTTTTGTTCTTTTTTGGTTGCTTGATTGTAATTAGAATAATCACTCTATTCTCCTGCCGATGGCTTAGATTTACATTAGGTATCATTTTTACCTCATTACTCGTTGCTGCTTTGATTATTGATAGTGTGACTTTTGACTTGTATCACATGCACTATCTCAGTGTAGGATAGCGTATTTTTTAAGCCGATGCTTTTATCAGAAGTAATTTCATTATCACTACTGGAGCAAATTTTATTAGTTGGCTTAGTTATTATTTTACTCGTAGTGGAGTATTTCGTTGCTTTATTAGTATGGCGGTAGAGTGGTTAAAGAAAATAAAAGATATCGAGGGTATGTTTTTACTGGTAGTTTAATAACCTTCTTCCTGGATTCTTATAGTTGCATGTTTGTTGCAACAGCGATGACCTACCGACATTGGTTTAGCCCTATCGATAATCATATTGTTTTAAAAGCAGTGCGAATTTTTCCTTATTATGACGAGATCTACGAATTATTAATGCCAGGTGCTCTTAGTATCAGACGAATTTTAACACCAAAAGCCGAAGTTTATTTTTACGAGAAATAAATCACTCACATAAATATCCTTTCCATCCACTTCAATGTAGCATCTAT
Encoded here:
- a CDS encoding DUF3413 domain-containing protein, which codes for MFFFGCLIVIRIITLFSCRWLRFTLGIIFTSLLVAALIIDSVTFDLYHMHYLSVG